One window of Cohnella hashimotonis genomic DNA carries:
- a CDS encoding LacI family DNA-binding transcriptional regulator, with protein sequence MTGKSKTPNTGKRTTSFDVAKAAGVSRSLVSAVINGTPGIGVGPETRAKVLKAIKDLNYQVDAQARAMKTGLSRCVAAFGDMKNPLFLQLLEGMQKACAERGYHVLISGQSEDDQDRLDMLDLYRQRRIDGIVTLDDTDYESAAWIERVRESGVPYVSVEGYAGTDGVASVLADYRESIREALDYMGGTAARYPVYLEAYEDRPERNWAERDRKAAYESWCGARGWTPVVHRFHVGDEAWLGRYLDERAAAERGLPPILINWSVGAVPLYRAAWRRGVRIGEELVLMAGDNTRRSNAYMSPSLASVEIPYASMGEEAVRLLLEPSEDERASKRWLRASIRPGDSVPQGSGG encoded by the coding sequence ATGACAGGCAAAAGCAAGACGCCGAATACCGGTAAGCGAACAACGAGTTTTGACGTGGCCAAAGCCGCGGGCGTGTCCCGAAGCCTTGTGTCCGCCGTCATCAACGGCACGCCGGGCATCGGCGTCGGTCCCGAGACAAGAGCGAAGGTGCTCAAGGCGATCAAGGATCTGAATTACCAGGTCGACGCGCAGGCGAGAGCGATGAAAACCGGGCTTAGCCGGTGCGTGGCCGCATTCGGCGACATGAAAAATCCGCTGTTCCTTCAGCTGCTCGAAGGCATGCAGAAGGCTTGCGCGGAACGCGGCTATCACGTGCTCATCAGCGGGCAGAGCGAGGACGACCAAGACCGGCTGGACATGCTCGATCTGTACCGCCAGCGCCGAATCGACGGCATCGTGACGCTCGACGATACGGATTACGAGAGCGCGGCGTGGATCGAGCGCGTCCGCGAGTCCGGGGTCCCGTACGTTTCCGTCGAGGGCTACGCGGGGACGGATGGCGTCGCTTCCGTGCTCGCGGACTATCGCGAGAGCATTCGCGAGGCGCTGGATTACATGGGCGGCACGGCGGCACGTTACCCTGTTTACCTCGAAGCCTACGAGGACCGGCCCGAGCGGAACTGGGCGGAACGCGACCGTAAGGCCGCATACGAATCCTGGTGCGGAGCGCGGGGCTGGACGCCCGTCGTTCATCGCTTTCACGTGGGCGACGAAGCGTGGCTCGGCCGGTATTTGGATGAGAGGGCTGCCGCCGAAAGGGGACTTCCTCCAATTTTGATTAATTGGTCGGTTGGCGCTGTCCCGCTATACAGAGCGGCTTGGAGGCGAGGCGTCCGCATCGGAGAAGAGCTCGTCCTCATGGCCGGAGACAACACGCGCAGGAGCAACGCGTACATGAGTCCATCCCTCGCTTCGGTGGAGATCCCTTATGCCAGCATGGGGGAAGAGGCGGTGCGCCTGCTGCTGGAGCCGTCGGAGGACGAGCGCGCTTCCAAGCGCTGGCTGCGGGCTTCAATTCGTCCGGGAGACAGCGTCCCACAGGGTTCAGGCGGTTAA
- a CDS encoding alpha-mannosidase, with translation MFWIVEKLQKRIEELASYRYRHALALEEWEMREDEAGANGVHRPPEMTGELRMRKGDRWVGYDRYVWLRRTVRVPEEWKDSEVVGVFDFGLTGPGNNSAFESLLYLNGRPFQGVDTNHQEVFLPAELAGSEIELVFRLWSGLEGGGGPRDQEHQFKRAELAVLDAAADDLYFTGRAALETGKILEESNPSKHDLLTAADRAFKLVDWSRPGSEAFYASVGLAADALRTAVSELEKSHPVTVRAIGHTHIDVAWLWQLKHTREKSARSFSTVLRLMEKYPEYVFLQTQPQLYAYLKKDYPEIYEQIRERVKEGRWEAGGAMWLEADCNLTSGESLVRQILHGTRFFRDEFGVECDYLWLPDVFGYSWALPQILRKSGIKTFMTTKISWSQYNRMPHDTFKWRGIDGSEILTHFITTPEVAEANVWWYTYNGLIEPFSVKGIWDTYRDKDINRELLLSYGYGDGGGGVNRHMLEMRRRLDEMPGLPKIVPGRAGDFFDKLHETVDSTDRYVHTWDGELYLEYHRGTYTSQAYNKRMNRKLELMYREAEWLHSLSAAAGGDWAAYPKEDLHEGWTTILRNQFHDIIPGSSIGAVYEDARAEYAEAERLGRKAIEAATERLAGQSDSAVVSVYNSAAFDRTELIEIPAQTGAGSKGAWLNEAGWPLRSEYTGSQWLVLAENVPATGAATLRFDPSAEGLAAVKAFEWAEADSVLRTPYYELAFDEAGRLIRLYDRGLSREVLPRGARANELQVFEDKPKMFEAWDIDVFYQEKQRELTDLRKLELVECGALRAVLRLEWAYGASVIEQRLIVYAHDRRIDFVTRADWRERQQLLKVAFPVEIRATEATYDIQFGNVKRPTHWNTSWDHARFETVGHQWVDLSERGYGVSLLNDCKYGHDIKDNVIRLSLIKSAIDPDPNADQGEHLFTYSLYPHAGDWAAGGTATAAWALNNPLLTVPGASAFAGKSLLRAEGEHIAFDAIKKAEDEDALIVRLHEYAGGRGVATLTPGCEIASWQECDLLERPIGELHAGDEPLQFALAPYEIKTFLIRLR, from the coding sequence ATGTTTTGGATCGTGGAGAAGCTTCAGAAAAGAATCGAGGAATTGGCCTCGTACCGTTATCGTCATGCGCTGGCACTCGAAGAATGGGAGATGCGGGAGGACGAGGCGGGCGCCAATGGCGTGCACCGTCCGCCTGAGATGACGGGCGAGCTTCGGATGCGCAAGGGAGATCGCTGGGTGGGATACGACCGTTATGTCTGGCTGCGGCGTACGGTACGCGTACCTGAGGAATGGAAGGATAGCGAAGTCGTCGGTGTGTTCGACTTCGGCCTGACCGGGCCTGGCAACAACTCGGCGTTCGAGTCGTTGCTGTATTTGAACGGCCGTCCTTTTCAAGGCGTCGACACCAACCATCAGGAGGTCTTTCTTCCGGCGGAGCTCGCCGGCAGCGAGATCGAGCTCGTCTTCCGTCTGTGGTCGGGACTCGAAGGCGGCGGAGGGCCTCGCGATCAGGAGCATCAGTTCAAGCGCGCCGAGCTTGCCGTGCTGGACGCGGCCGCCGACGATCTGTACTTCACCGGGCGCGCGGCGCTTGAGACGGGCAAGATACTCGAAGAATCGAACCCGTCCAAGCATGACCTGCTGACCGCCGCGGACAGGGCCTTTAAGCTAGTCGACTGGTCGCGGCCGGGCTCGGAAGCGTTTTACGCCTCGGTGGGTCTGGCGGCGGATGCGCTTCGCACGGCCGTGTCCGAGCTCGAGAAAAGCCACCCGGTTACCGTACGCGCCATCGGGCACACCCATATCGACGTCGCCTGGCTTTGGCAGCTCAAGCATACGCGCGAGAAGTCGGCGCGTTCCTTTTCCACCGTGCTGAGGCTGATGGAGAAATATCCGGAGTACGTCTTCCTCCAGACGCAGCCCCAGCTGTATGCTTATCTGAAAAAGGACTATCCCGAGATCTACGAGCAAATTCGCGAGCGGGTCAAGGAAGGGCGCTGGGAGGCCGGCGGCGCCATGTGGCTCGAGGCGGACTGTAACCTGACGAGCGGCGAGTCGCTCGTGCGGCAGATTTTGCACGGCACGCGGTTTTTCCGCGACGAGTTCGGCGTCGAGTGCGACTATCTGTGGCTGCCCGACGTGTTCGGCTACAGCTGGGCGCTGCCTCAGATTTTACGCAAATCCGGCATCAAGACGTTTATGACGACCAAGATCAGCTGGAGCCAGTACAACCGGATGCCGCACGACACGTTCAAATGGCGGGGCATCGACGGTTCGGAAATATTGACGCACTTTATCACGACGCCGGAAGTCGCGGAAGCGAACGTCTGGTGGTATACCTACAACGGCCTGATCGAACCATTTTCCGTCAAGGGGATCTGGGACACGTACCGCGACAAGGATATAAACCGCGAGCTGCTGCTGTCGTACGGCTACGGGGACGGGGGCGGGGGCGTAAACCGGCATATGCTGGAAATGCGGCGGCGGCTAGACGAGATGCCCGGCTTGCCCAAGATCGTGCCCGGGCGTGCGGGAGACTTTTTCGACAAGCTTCACGAGACGGTGGACAGCACGGACCGGTATGTCCATACGTGGGACGGGGAGCTGTATCTGGAGTACCACCGCGGGACGTATACGAGTCAAGCCTACAATAAGAGAATGAACCGTAAGCTGGAACTGATGTACCGCGAAGCGGAATGGCTGCATTCATTAAGCGCGGCTGCGGGCGGCGATTGGGCGGCTTATCCGAAGGAGGACCTGCACGAGGGCTGGACGACGATCTTGCGCAACCAGTTCCACGATATCATCCCGGGCTCGTCCATCGGCGCGGTCTATGAAGATGCGAGGGCGGAGTATGCCGAAGCGGAGCGCTTGGGCAGGAAGGCGATCGAGGCTGCGACGGAGCGGTTGGCCGGGCAGTCGGACAGCGCTGTCGTCAGCGTGTATAATAGCGCCGCGTTCGATCGGACCGAGCTGATCGAGATTCCCGCGCAGACAGGCGCCGGCTCGAAGGGAGCCTGGCTGAACGAGGCCGGCTGGCCGCTTCGGTCGGAATACACCGGCAGCCAGTGGCTCGTGCTGGCGGAAAACGTGCCGGCGACGGGCGCGGCGACGCTGCGCTTCGATCCTTCCGCGGAGGGGCTTGCTGCGGTCAAGGCGTTCGAATGGGCGGAGGCGGACAGCGTACTTCGGACGCCTTATTATGAGCTGGCATTCGACGAGGCCGGCCGGCTGATCCGCCTGTACGACCGCGGTTTGTCGCGCGAGGTGCTGCCCCGTGGAGCGCGGGCCAACGAGCTGCAGGTATTCGAGGACAAGCCGAAAATGTTCGAAGCGTGGGACATCGACGTGTTCTATCAGGAAAAGCAGCGCGAACTGACGGATCTGCGCAAGCTCGAGCTCGTCGAATGCGGCGCGCTGCGCGCGGTTTTGCGATTGGAGTGGGCGTACGGGGCATCCGTCATCGAGCAGCGCCTTATCGTCTATGCGCACGATCGGCGGATCGACTTCGTCACGCGCGCGGACTGGCGGGAGCGCCAGCAGCTGCTCAAGGTCGCGTTCCCCGTAGAGATTCGCGCCACGGAGGCGACCTACGACATCCAATTCGGCAACGTGAAGCGACCGACGCATTGGAACACGAGCTGGGACCACGCCCGGTTCGAGACCGTCGGCCATCAGTGGGTCGACCTGTCCGAGCGCGGCTACGGCGTCAGCCTGCTGAACGATTGCAAGTACGGCCATGACATTAAAGACAACGTCATCCGCCTGTCGCTCATCAAATCCGCGATCGATCCCGATCCGAATGCCGACCAGGGAGAGCATCTGTTCACGTATTCGCTTTATCCGCACGCGGGGGATTGGGCTGCCGGCGGAACGGCGACGGCGGCCTGGGCGCTCAACAATCCGCTGCTGACGGTTCCGGGCGCGAGCGCGTTCGCGGGCAAGTCGTTGCTGCGCGCGGAAGGAGAGCATATCGCCTTCGACGCGATCAAAAAAGCAGAGGACGAGGACGCGCTGATCGTCCGTCTGCACGAATATGCGGGTGGGCGTGGCGTCGCGACGCTAACGCCGGGCTGCGAGATCGCCTCCTGGCAGGAGTGCGACCTGCTGGAGCGTCCGATCGGCGAGCTTCACGCCGGCGACGAGCCGCTGCAGTTCGCGCTGGCGCCATATGAGATCAAGACGTTTTTGATTCGGCTGCGGTAA
- a CDS encoding ABC transporter substrate-binding protein translates to MLNRNKKRFTGIVVLALLTMLASACSGNNNANNASPSASGTASASASASGSQPAASGEANDGGSLIVAVASDPVVLNPNYAGDRVSLTIDQALYAPLFQVNNGKKTFYLADSLDLSEDKLTYTLKLKSGLTWHDGQPLTADDVVFTIDKILDESQNSFLRGNFIIGGKPVQAVKVDDTTVQLKLPQVAPGFEATLVQVSPIPKHIFENEANIEKSEKNKQPVGSGAFKFKEYKTGEYLTLERFDGYFGGKPHLDSITYRIAKDTNAANLALQNGELNVKYLDPQDVSTIEATGNFDIQAYSEGRLAYMMFNHNSATGALKKKEVREAIGYALNREELIQVAYASADYADPAHSFLTPDVLYQTNDVPTYDNDVAKAKELLKTAGVSNLKLRFIVTSGNKVQEAISLYVQQKLKDVGITVELSSMDASAFVAKFTDPKATDFDLVVSGYIMGFDPDAYSMLFTSEGSSNYSHYSNPEVDELFKQGAGEGDAAKREEIYKKAQTIVAEDAAIYPIAYTKTIVAIDKRYGGLDQAVLKPVVIFEDPSKLYLK, encoded by the coding sequence ATGCTTAACCGCAATAAAAAACGCTTTACCGGCATCGTCGTCCTTGCGCTGCTCACCATGCTCGCAAGCGCGTGCTCCGGCAACAACAACGCGAACAACGCTTCTCCTAGCGCCTCGGGCACTGCGTCCGCCAGCGCCTCGGCATCCGGCTCGCAGCCGGCGGCGAGCGGCGAAGCCAATGACGGCGGCAGCCTGATCGTCGCAGTCGCATCCGACCCGGTCGTGCTGAACCCGAACTACGCGGGCGACCGCGTCAGCCTGACGATCGACCAAGCGCTCTACGCGCCGCTGTTTCAAGTGAACAACGGCAAGAAGACGTTCTACCTGGCAGACAGCCTCGATCTGTCCGAGGACAAGCTTACTTATACGCTGAAGCTGAAGAGCGGCCTCACTTGGCATGACGGCCAGCCGCTGACGGCGGACGACGTCGTGTTCACGATCGACAAGATCCTCGACGAGTCCCAGAACAGCTTCCTGCGCGGCAACTTCATCATCGGCGGGAAGCCGGTCCAGGCGGTGAAGGTCGACGACACGACGGTACAGCTCAAGCTGCCGCAAGTCGCGCCGGGCTTCGAAGCGACGCTCGTACAGGTGTCCCCGATTCCGAAGCACATCTTCGAGAACGAAGCCAACATCGAGAAGAGCGAAAAGAACAAACAACCCGTCGGTTCCGGCGCGTTTAAGTTCAAAGAGTACAAGACCGGAGAATACTTGACGCTCGAGCGCTTCGACGGCTACTTCGGCGGCAAGCCGCACCTTGATTCGATCACATACCGCATCGCGAAGGATACGAACGCCGCGAACCTCGCGCTTCAAAACGGCGAGCTTAACGTCAAGTACCTCGATCCGCAGGACGTCTCCACGATCGAAGCGACGGGCAACTTCGACATTCAAGCTTACAGCGAAGGCCGCCTGGCTTACATGATGTTCAACCACAACAGCGCGACGGGCGCCCTGAAGAAAAAGGAAGTCCGCGAAGCGATCGGTTATGCGCTGAACCGCGAAGAGCTGATCCAGGTCGCTTACGCTTCCGCCGATTACGCCGATCCGGCTCATTCGTTCCTGACGCCGGACGTGCTGTACCAGACGAACGACGTACCGACTTACGACAACGACGTCGCCAAGGCAAAGGAACTGCTGAAGACGGCCGGCGTGAGCAACCTGAAGCTGCGCTTCATCGTGACAAGCGGCAACAAGGTGCAGGAAGCGATCTCCCTGTACGTGCAGCAGAAGCTGAAGGACGTCGGCATCACCGTCGAGCTGAGCAGCATGGACGCCTCGGCGTTCGTCGCGAAGTTCACCGATCCGAAGGCTACGGACTTCGACCTGGTCGTCTCCGGCTACATCATGGGCTTCGATCCCGATGCGTACAGCATGCTGTTTACGTCCGAGGGTTCGTCCAACTACTCGCACTACAGCAATCCCGAGGTCGACGAACTGTTCAAGCAAGGCGCCGGCGAAGGCGATGCCGCCAAGCGCGAGGAGATCTACAAGAAAGCCCAGACGATCGTCGCGGAAGACGCGGCCATCTATCCGATCGCTTATACCAAGACGATCGTCGCCATCGACAAGCGTTACGGCGGTCTCGACCAAGCCGTGCTGAAGCCGGTTGTCATTTTCGAAGATCCGTCCAAGCTTTACCTCAAATAA
- a CDS encoding ABC transporter permease — protein sequence MRQLLIRRLLQTIPLLIFVSIVCFAMIKLAPGDPVLSFVTPNMHAEDIERIRHNLGLDKPAYIQYFLWIKEAVTGNLGYSLVNHQPVMDQILDRLPATAGLMGAALALAVLLAIPLGLLAGANRGRWIDKLVNLVAYVGISVPLFWLAILLIYYFSIHLHWLPSMGMRTIGVNTAADVLKHGIMPCVVLAFSFLAVYVRYIRSSTIGQLREDYVQIQYAYGSTKRIVLLRHVLKHVLLPIITLLGMSMGELVAGAIVTETVFSWPGIGSLGMTAVRGMDYPVIMGITLFSSIMLILGNLAADLLYGVADPRINSKR from the coding sequence ATGAGACAACTCTTAATTAGAAGGCTCTTGCAGACGATACCGCTGCTGATATTCGTCTCGATCGTCTGCTTCGCGATGATCAAGCTGGCGCCGGGCGATCCGGTGCTGTCGTTCGTCACGCCGAACATGCATGCCGAGGACATCGAGCGCATCCGACACAATCTCGGCTTGGACAAGCCGGCCTATATCCAGTACTTTTTGTGGATCAAGGAAGCGGTGACCGGCAATCTCGGCTACTCGCTCGTCAACCACCAGCCGGTCATGGATCAGATCCTGGACCGCTTGCCCGCCACGGCCGGGCTGATGGGCGCCGCGCTGGCGCTCGCCGTGCTGCTGGCGATCCCGCTCGGTCTGCTGGCCGGCGCGAATCGTGGCCGCTGGATCGACAAGCTCGTCAACCTGGTCGCCTACGTCGGAATCTCGGTTCCGCTGTTTTGGCTCGCCATTTTGCTGATTTATTACTTCTCCATCCATCTGCACTGGCTGCCGAGCATGGGTATGCGCACGATCGGCGTCAACACCGCCGCCGACGTGCTGAAGCACGGCATCATGCCCTGCGTCGTGCTGGCATTCAGCTTCCTGGCGGTCTACGTCCGGTACATCCGTTCCAGCACGATCGGACAGCTGCGCGAGGATTACGTGCAGATTCAATACGCGTACGGCTCGACCAAGCGCATCGTGCTGCTGCGCCACGTGTTGAAGCACGTGCTGCTGCCGATCATCACGCTGCTCGGCATGTCGATGGGCGAGCTGGTCGCGGGCGCCATCGTGACGGAAACGGTGTTCTCCTGGCCGGGCATCGGATCTCTCGGCATGACGGCGGTTCGGGGGATGGATTATCCCGTCATCATGGGCATTACGCTGTTCTCCTCCATCATGCTCATCCTGGGCAATCTGGCCGCGGATCTGCTGTACGGCGTAGCGGACCCGAGAATCAATTCGAAGAGGTGA
- a CDS encoding ABC transporter permease codes for MNRSKWRSVAEELRSSAFGIAGIVILILFTVAAALAFLSPHDPNALNALERLKPPSGAHWFGTDDYGRDYFTRALYGGRVSLTVGFSSMILATGIGVVVGVVSGYFGGWIDNLLMRLVEVIMSIPSFLILLLLSVFLKPSVGNLIIIISLLMWMNISRIVRAETMSLKEREYVLYARASGQGTFGIVRRHILPNLMPVVIVGATNNIASAIMMESSLSFLGFGVQAPNATWGSMLNNAQGLIAQAPYLALFPGLFILLTVLSFNVLGDILRVGFEPKLVKR; via the coding sequence ATGAACCGGAGCAAATGGCGAAGCGTCGCGGAGGAGCTGCGGTCGAGCGCGTTCGGCATCGCAGGCATCGTTATTCTGATCTTATTCACGGTCGCGGCCGCGCTGGCCTTCCTGTCCCCGCACGATCCCAACGCGCTGAATGCCCTCGAGCGCCTGAAGCCTCCGAGCGGCGCGCATTGGTTCGGAACGGACGACTACGGGCGCGACTACTTTACGAGGGCGCTGTACGGGGGCCGCGTCTCGCTGACGGTCGGCTTCTCGTCAATGATCCTCGCGACGGGGATCGGCGTGGTCGTGGGCGTCGTGAGCGGCTACTTCGGCGGATGGATCGACAACCTGCTCATGCGGCTGGTCGAAGTCATCATGTCGATTCCGTCCTTTCTTATCCTGCTGCTGCTGAGCGTATTCCTGAAGCCCAGCGTCGGCAATCTGATCATCATCATCTCGCTCCTCATGTGGATGAACATCTCGCGGATCGTCCGGGCGGAGACGATGTCGCTCAAGGAGCGGGAGTACGTGCTGTATGCGCGTGCGTCGGGTCAAGGCACGTTCGGCATCGTCCGGAGACACATCCTGCCCAATCTGATGCCGGTCGTCATCGTCGGGGCGACGAACAACATCGCCTCCGCGATCATGATGGAGTCGTCGCTCAGCTTTCTCGGCTTCGGCGTCCAGGCGCCGAACGCGACATGGGGCAGCATGCTGAACAACGCCCAGGGCCTGATCGCGCAGGCGCCTTATCTGGCGTTGTTTCCGGGCTTGTTCATCCTCCTCACGGTGCTCAGCTTTAACGTGCTGGGAGACATTCTGCGCGTCGGCTTCGAGCCGAAGCTGGTGAAGCGGTAA
- a CDS encoding ABC transporter ATP-binding protein, whose product MTERLLEMEDLRVSFYSRSGENQAVRGVSLHVDAGETVGIVGESGSGKSVTAKAALGLIGPPGRVIGGDIRYRGESLLGWSDSRWRKLRGNRIAMVFQDPMTALNPVKKIGAQMVEVIRRHRGLGKEAARLEAAAKLREVGISEPERRLEQYPHEFSGGMRQRVMIAMALSCEPELLLADEPTTALDVTIQAQILDLLKDIKAKSNMGIVLITHDLGVVAQVCTRVVVMYGGMVMEEGTVEDIFYRPGHPYTQGLLKSVPKRGGGTRERLVPIEGTPPDLLDPPPGCPFIERCPHAFAKCVERPPLFELGDGHRALCWLHDAEHAAAGGDSSGNKPNAGASASNDSADGARGDGLAESGVGEHAGRDSDG is encoded by the coding sequence ATGACGGAACGGCTGCTAGAAATGGAGGATCTCCGCGTGTCGTTCTACTCCCGGAGCGGGGAGAACCAGGCAGTGCGGGGCGTGAGCCTTCACGTCGACGCCGGCGAGACGGTCGGGATCGTCGGCGAGTCCGGCAGCGGCAAAAGCGTGACGGCGAAGGCGGCGCTCGGCCTGATCGGTCCGCCGGGCCGCGTGATCGGCGGCGACATCCGCTACCGCGGCGAGAGTCTGCTGGGCTGGTCGGACAGCCGCTGGCGCAAGCTTCGGGGCAATCGGATCGCGATGGTGTTCCAGGATCCGATGACGGCGCTCAATCCGGTGAAAAAGATCGGCGCGCAGATGGTCGAAGTCATCCGCAGGCATCGCGGACTCGGCAAAGAAGCTGCGAGACTGGAGGCGGCAGCCAAGCTGCGCGAGGTCGGCATCAGCGAGCCGGAGCGCCGGCTGGAGCAATATCCGCACGAGTTCAGCGGCGGCATGCGGCAGCGGGTCATGATCGCGATGGCGCTCTCGTGCGAGCCGGAGCTGCTGCTCGCCGACGAGCCGACGACGGCGCTCGACGTGACGATCCAGGCGCAAATCCTCGATCTGTTGAAGGATATCAAGGCGAAGTCGAACATGGGCATCGTGCTGATCACGCACGACCTCGGCGTCGTCGCCCAAGTGTGCACGCGGGTCGTCGTCATGTACGGCGGCATGGTCATGGAGGAAGGGACCGTGGAGGACATCTTCTACCGTCCGGGCCATCCGTACACGCAAGGGCTGCTGAAGTCGGTGCCCAAGCGCGGCGGCGGTACGCGCGAGCGGCTCGTGCCGATCGAAGGCACGCCGCCGGATTTGCTGGATCCGCCGCCTGGCTGTCCGTTCATCGAGCGCTGTCCGCACGCCTTCGCGAAGTGCGTGGAGCGGCCGCCGCTGTTCGAGCTGGGCGACGGACACCGGGCGTTGTGTTGGCTGCACGACGCGGAGCATGCCGCGGCGGGCGGCGATTCAAGCGGGAACAAGCCGAATGCGGGTGCGTCTGCAAGCAATGACAGTGCCGACGGCGCCCGCGGGGACGGTCTTGCGGAGAGCGGCGTCGGCGAGCACGCAGGGAGGGATTCGGATGGATAA
- a CDS encoding ABC transporter ATP-binding protein: protein MDNTAKTLVDVRGLKKHFAKEKDVWGRTTQVLKAVDGVSFGIRKGETFGLVGESGSGKSTVGRCLLRLYDYTEGEVLYDGQPLSGLDDKALRPFRRRIQSIFQDPYSSLNPGMSVLELIGEPMDIHGVHAGGASKEAVADLLVKVGLKPEHLTRYPHEFSGGQRQRLSIARALSVRPEFVVCDEPISALDVSVQAQVVNMLEDLQAEFGLTYLFIAHDLSMVRHISDRIGVMYGGRLVEVADSDELYDNPLHPYTQALLSAIPVPDPGAAAKRIAWDRTAWTGEGAPLREVGPGHFAAIP, encoded by the coding sequence ATGGATAATACGGCCAAGACGCTGGTAGACGTCCGGGGTCTCAAAAAGCATTTTGCCAAAGAAAAGGATGTCTGGGGCAGAACGACGCAGGTGCTGAAGGCGGTCGACGGCGTGAGCTTCGGCATTCGCAAAGGCGAGACGTTCGGCCTCGTGGGCGAGTCGGGCAGCGGCAAGTCGACGGTCGGGCGCTGTTTGCTGCGGCTGTACGACTATACCGAAGGCGAAGTTTTGTACGACGGACAACCGCTGTCCGGACTGGACGACAAAGCGCTGAGGCCTTTTCGGCGGCGAATCCAAAGCATTTTCCAGGATCCGTACTCGTCGCTGAATCCCGGAATGAGCGTGCTCGAGCTGATCGGCGAGCCGATGGACATTCACGGCGTGCATGCCGGCGGCGCCAGCAAGGAAGCGGTCGCGGACCTGCTCGTCAAGGTGGGGCTTAAGCCGGAGCATCTAACCCGTTATCCGCACGAGTTCAGCGGCGGGCAGCGGCAGCGGCTGTCGATCGCAAGAGCGCTCTCGGTTCGGCCCGAGTTCGTCGTCTGCGACGAGCCGATCTCGGCGCTTGACGTGTCTGTGCAGGCGCAGGTCGTGAACATGCTCGAGGACCTGCAAGCCGAGTTCGGTCTGACGTATCTGTTCATCGCGCACGACCTGTCGATGGTCCGCCACATCTCCGACCGGATCGGCGTCATGTACGGCGGACGTCTCGTCGAAGTGGCGGACAGCGACGAGCTGTACGACAATCCGCTGCACCCTTACACGCAGGCGCTGCTGTCGGCGATCCCGGTGCCGGACCCGGGGGCCGCGGCCAAGCGGATCGCCTGGGACCGCACAGCGTGGACCGGCGAGGGAGCGCCGCTTCGCGAGGTAGGGCCGGGGCATTTCGCCGCAATTCCGTGA
- a CDS encoding Uma2 family endonuclease, with amino-acid sequence MDKKKEWEAAIREKRVTYDIYAELPEDGQRYEVLDGALELMSGPSLVHQMLGGTLHLIAQSCSSEYFILLAPLDVILSPRNVTQPDVIFIHRGRTDIMTMRGIEGAPDLVVEVLSPGSRHRDKVRKLDIYGKHGVQEYWILDPVARTLERYEQEGSRLTLTELFEGEDRVISDKLPCISFALSELFAEEQIGRLLAGG; translated from the coding sequence ATGGATAAAAAAAAGGAATGGGAAGCCGCAATCCGAGAAAAGCGCGTGACGTACGATATTTACGCGGAGCTGCCGGAGGACGGACAGCGTTACGAGGTGCTGGACGGAGCGCTCGAACTGATGTCGGGTCCTTCGCTCGTGCATCAGATGCTGGGCGGCACATTGCATCTCATCGCGCAGAGTTGCAGTTCGGAGTATTTTATTCTGCTTGCGCCGCTAGATGTCATTTTAAGCCCTAGGAACGTCACGCAGCCGGACGTCATTTTCATTCATCGGGGCCGTACGGACATCATGACGATGCGCGGCATCGAAGGCGCGCCTGATCTCGTCGTGGAGGTGCTGTCGCCAGGTTCCAGACATAGGGACAAGGTGCGTAAGCTGGACATCTACGGGAAGCACGGTGTGCAGGAGTACTGGATTCTCGATCCGGTGGCCCGAACGCTGGAGCGTTATGAGCAGGAGGGCAGCCGTCTCACGCTGACCGAGCTGTTCGAGGGAGAGGATCGCGTCATTTCGGACAAGCTGCCGTGCATCTCGTTCGCCTTGAGCGAATTGTTCGCGGAGGAGCAGATCGGACGTTTGCTCGCGGGCGGCTGA